One segment of Fibrobacter sp. DNA contains the following:
- a CDS encoding threonine--tRNA ligase, translated as VSLRDKVDRSKYIGSDENWEKAEAAIIEAAAEKGLPTVVEYGEAAFYGPKLDFMVKDAIGRSWQLGTIQVDYNLPERFELEYVGADDKRHRPVMIHRAPFGSMERFVAVLLEHTGGKLPLWLAPDQVSILPVSEKFNDFAKKVCDLLNNSEIRASIDDRNVTIGKKIRENELKRMPFLLIVGEKEQATETVSVRKQGGEDKGVMSLAAFQEYIKGEIENELK; from the coding sequence GTGTCGCTCCGCGACAAGGTGGACCGAAGCAAATACATCGGCTCCGACGAGAACTGGGAGAAAGCCGAGGCGGCCATCATCGAGGCGGCCGCCGAGAAAGGCCTGCCGACCGTGGTGGAATACGGCGAGGCAGCGTTCTACGGCCCGAAGCTCGACTTCATGGTGAAGGACGCTATCGGCCGCAGCTGGCAGCTGGGTACCATCCAGGTGGACTACAACCTCCCGGAGCGCTTTGAACTCGAGTACGTGGGCGCCGACGACAAGCGTCACCGCCCGGTGATGATCCACCGCGCGCCGTTCGGTTCGATGGAGCGTTTCGTGGCCGTGCTGCTCGAACATACGGGCGGCAAGCTCCCGCTCTGGCTGGCGCCGGACCAGGTCTCAATACTCCCTGTCAGTGAAAAATTTAACGATTTTGCAAAAAAAGTTTGCGATTTGTTGAATAATTCCGAAATTCGCGCCTCCATTGATGACCGTAACGTCACGATTGGCAAGAAGATCCGCGAGAATGAGCTCAAACGGATGCCTTTCTTGCTGATTGTCGGTGAGAAGGAGCAGGCGACCGAGACGGTTTCCGTTCGGAAGCAAGGCGGCGAAGACAAGGGCGTGATGAGCCTCGCGGCGTTCCAGGAGTACATCAAGGGTGAGATTGAAAACGAACTTAAATAA